Proteins encoded within one genomic window of Streptomyces taklimakanensis:
- a CDS encoding serine/threonine-protein kinase: MGEIFAGRYELVDPIGRGGVGAVWRTWDHRRRRYVAAKVLQQSDAHTLLRFVREQALRIDHPHVLAPMSWAADDDKVLFTMDLVRGGSLAHLIGDYGPLPPAYVCVLLDQLLSGLAAVHAEDVVHRDIKPANVLLDATGTGRPHLRLSDFGIAMRKGEPRLTEADYVVGTPGYFAPEQLLGAEPDFPADLYAVGLVAVYLLTGRKPDSQALVEAYTRGTPPAPRDVPEPLWQVLGTLLHPDPDHRFRTATGVRKALASAVELLPEDTAAEQEAVEVFDQVGPLPPGFGPDGPDGPGRPRRTTDSAASRTPEGAGSTGRSSAVPPSPPPPAPAHTPPSPSDTGSFPLPPPVREVSRPPRRPPAPPVPPSGPERPWSQPQPQPQSYAEPHRGTYGSPPPTGTPPTRPHTTDRRPAPGYAPAPHAPTPAPAAPPAPAPPPPGRGTPGRVSHRARPSRKPGPPPAVALPVLLLALLCLAVGVWALSRS, encoded by the coding sequence ATGGGTGAGATCTTCGCTGGTCGGTACGAGCTGGTCGATCCGATCGGACGCGGTGGGGTGGGCGCCGTCTGGCGCACCTGGGACCATCGGCGCAGGCGCTACGTGGCCGCCAAGGTCCTCCAACAGAGCGACGCGCACACCCTGCTGCGGTTCGTCCGCGAGCAGGCGCTGCGCATCGACCACCCCCACGTGCTGGCCCCCATGAGCTGGGCCGCCGACGACGACAAGGTCCTGTTCACCATGGACCTCGTCCGCGGCGGCTCGCTCGCCCACCTCATCGGCGACTACGGTCCGCTGCCCCCGGCGTACGTGTGCGTCCTGCTCGACCAGTTGCTGTCGGGACTGGCGGCGGTGCACGCCGAGGACGTGGTGCACCGTGACATCAAGCCCGCCAACGTGCTGTTGGACGCCACCGGGACCGGCCGCCCCCACCTGCGGCTGTCCGACTTCGGCATCGCGATGCGCAAGGGCGAACCCCGACTGACCGAGGCCGACTACGTGGTCGGTACGCCCGGCTACTTCGCGCCCGAGCAACTCCTGGGCGCCGAACCGGACTTCCCCGCCGACCTCTACGCGGTCGGGCTGGTCGCGGTGTACCTGCTCACCGGCCGGAAGCCGGACTCCCAGGCTCTGGTGGAGGCGTACACCCGCGGGACACCGCCGGCGCCCCGGGACGTCCCCGAGCCGCTGTGGCAGGTGTTGGGCACCCTGCTGCACCCCGACCCGGACCACCGTTTCCGTACGGCGACGGGCGTGCGGAAGGCGCTGGCGTCCGCCGTGGAACTGCTGCCGGAGGACACCGCGGCGGAACAGGAGGCCGTGGAGGTCTTCGACCAGGTGGGGCCACTGCCGCCGGGATTCGGGCCGGACGGGCCGGACGGGCCGGGACGTCCCCGGAGGACGACGGACAGCGCCGCGTCCCGGACCCCGGAAGGGGCTGGATCCACCGGACGCTCGTCCGCCGTCCCCCCGTCTCCCCCACCCCCCGCGCCCGCGCACACGCCCCCTTCGCCGTCCGACACCGGAAGCTTCCCCCTTCCCCCACCCGTTCGCGAGGTCTCCCGACCCCCGAGGCGGCCTCCGGCTCCACCGGTGCCCCCCTCCGGCCCCGAACGGCCGTGGTCACAGCCGCAGCCACAGCCGCAGTCGTACGCGGAACCACACCGGGGGACGTACGGGTCACCGCCCCCCACCGGCACGCCACCGACCCGCCCCCACACCACCGACCGGCGCCCCGCTCCCGGATACGCGCCGGCCCCCCACGCCCCCACACCGGCGCCCGCCGCTCCCCCGGCTCCGGCGCCCCCACCACCGGGGCGGGGGACGCCCGGACGCGTCTCGCACCGCGCGAGGCCCTCCCGGAAACCGGGCCCGCCCCCCGCCGTGGCGCTCCCCGTCCTGCTGCTCGCCCTGCTCTGTCTCGCCGTGGGCGTGTGGGCCCTCAGCCGGTCCTGA